One genomic window of Canis aureus isolate CA01 chromosome 15, VMU_Caureus_v.1.0, whole genome shotgun sequence includes the following:
- the CCDC201 gene encoding coiled-coil domain-containing protein 201 isoform X1 yields MQAEHQWIHAPAWPVGGAAGASGRRLPAAAASLCRGGMALRAQGTGARPVSSNGDPYTFPALSDAEEDEAPSLTMGQQRWGEAVKHSTPQEGSPRLRRRPPGEVPSRQGEGPEPWSRRPARAPRSTPSLRAGPGRSAPLQTPRLSNGRASRAARGQPGPRSGHPAPKEDPPAQASVTRQQHAESCAPRSWPGPTGLPGIPSAAGRRRRDPEKMAAERERVRQWEARQLWDIEEATQHELTLQDE; encoded by the exons ATGCAGGCCGAGCACCAGTGGATCCACGCCCCTGCCTGGCCTGTGGGCGGCGCCGCGGGTGCTTCTGGGCGCAGGCTTCCTGCGGCAGCTGCTTCCTTGTGCAGAGGTGGGATGGCGCTCAGGGCTCAG GGCACAGGGGCTAGACCTGTAAGCAGCAACGGAGATCCATACACG TTTCCTGCGTTGAGCGACGCCGAGGAAGATGAGGCTCCTTCCTTGACGATGGGTCAGCAGCGCTGGGGAGAGGCGGTAAAGCACAGCACCCCGCAGGAAGGCTCCCCCCGCCTGCGCAGGCGGCCGCCGGGCGAGGTCCCCTCCCGCCAGGGCGAGGGCCCCGAGCCCTGGTCCCGGCGGCCTGCGCGCGCCCCCCGGAGCACCCCATCCCTCCGGGCAGGGCCTGGGCGCTCGGCCCCCCTGCAGACCCCGCGGCTCTCCAACGGCCGGGCCTCCAGGGCGGCTCGCGGGCAGCCAGGGCCCCGCTCAGGGCACCCCGCTCCCAAGGAGGACCCGCCCGCACAGGCCTCGGTCACGCGGCAGCAGCACGCGGAGTCCTGCGCACCAAGGAGCTGGCCTGGCCCCACGGGGCTGCCCGGGATCCCAAGCGCGGCCGGGAGGAGGCGGAGGGACCCGGAGAAGATGGCAGCCGAG aGGGAGCGCGTGCGCCAGTGGGAGGCCCGCCAGCTTTGGGACATCGAGGAGGCCACTCAGCATGAGCTCACCCTCCAGGACGAGTGA
- the CCDC201 gene encoding coiled-coil domain-containing protein 201 isoform X2: protein MGTGARPVSSNGDPYTFPALSDAEEDEAPSLTMGQQRWGEAVKHSTPQEGSPRLRRRPPGEVPSRQGEGPEPWSRRPARAPRSTPSLRAGPGRSAPLQTPRLSNGRASRAARGQPGPRSGHPAPKEDPPAQASVTRQQHAESCAPRSWPGPTGLPGIPSAAGRRRRDPEKMAAERERVRQWEARQLWDIEEATQHELTLQDE, encoded by the exons ATG GGCACAGGGGCTAGACCTGTAAGCAGCAACGGAGATCCATACACG TTTCCTGCGTTGAGCGACGCCGAGGAAGATGAGGCTCCTTCCTTGACGATGGGTCAGCAGCGCTGGGGAGAGGCGGTAAAGCACAGCACCCCGCAGGAAGGCTCCCCCCGCCTGCGCAGGCGGCCGCCGGGCGAGGTCCCCTCCCGCCAGGGCGAGGGCCCCGAGCCCTGGTCCCGGCGGCCTGCGCGCGCCCCCCGGAGCACCCCATCCCTCCGGGCAGGGCCTGGGCGCTCGGCCCCCCTGCAGACCCCGCGGCTCTCCAACGGCCGGGCCTCCAGGGCGGCTCGCGGGCAGCCAGGGCCCCGCTCAGGGCACCCCGCTCCCAAGGAGGACCCGCCCGCACAGGCCTCGGTCACGCGGCAGCAGCACGCGGAGTCCTGCGCACCAAGGAGCTGGCCTGGCCCCACGGGGCTGCCCGGGATCCCAAGCGCGGCCGGGAGGAGGCGGAGGGACCCGGAGAAGATGGCAGCCGAG aGGGAGCGCGTGCGCCAGTGGGAGGCCCGCCAGCTTTGGGACATCGAGGAGGCCACTCAGCATGAGCTCACCCTCCAGGACGAGTGA